From Pseudomonas sp. LS1212, the proteins below share one genomic window:
- the glmS gene encoding glutamine--fructose-6-phosphate transaminase (isomerizing), which translates to MCGIVGAVAERNITTILIEGLKRLEYRGYDSAGLAVVTNAGTLERRRRIGKVSELEAATAAEPISGQLGIAHTRWATHGAPSEHNAHPHFSAQDLAVVHNGIIENHEALRERLNALGYVFSSETDTEVIVHLLHHTLKTQPDLAQALKSAVKELHGAYGLAVISLAQPDRLLAARSGSPLVIGLGHGENFLASDQLALRQVTDRFMYLEEGDIAEIRRDEVNIWDVEGKPVERETVQYHEGAEAADKGEYRHFMLKEIHEQPTVVQRTLEGRLGHQQVLVQAFGPQAAELFAKVRNVQIVACGTSYHAGMVARYWLEGLAGIPCQVEVASEFRYRKVVVQPDTLFVSISQSGETADTLAALRNAKELGFLASLAICNVGISSLVRESDLTLLTQAGPEIGVASTKAFTTQLVGLMLLTLSLGQVRGTLVEGVEAELVEELRRLPTRLGEALSMDATVEKIAELFADKHHTLFLGRGAQFPVAMEGALKLKEISYIHAEAYPAGELKHGPLALVDNDMPVVTVAPNNELLEKLKSNLQEVRARGGQLIVFADEHASLSNGQGTHVITMPHIIDALAPILYTIPLQLLSYYVAVLKGTDVDQPRNLAKSVTVE; encoded by the coding sequence ATGTGTGGGATCGTCGGTGCCGTTGCTGAACGCAATATCACAACCATTTTGATCGAAGGCCTCAAGCGCCTGGAATACCGCGGATATGACAGTGCCGGCCTGGCGGTCGTCACCAACGCGGGCACGCTGGAACGTCGTCGCCGTATCGGCAAGGTCAGTGAGCTGGAAGCCGCTACCGCCGCCGAGCCGATTTCGGGCCAGCTCGGTATTGCACACACTCGCTGGGCCACCCACGGAGCGCCGAGCGAGCACAACGCTCACCCGCACTTTTCGGCCCAGGACTTGGCGGTCGTGCACAACGGCATCATCGAGAACCACGAGGCACTGCGTGAACGCCTGAATGCACTGGGCTATGTGTTCAGTTCCGAGACCGATACCGAGGTCATCGTTCATCTGCTGCACCACACGCTAAAGACCCAGCCTGACCTGGCCCAAGCCCTGAAATCGGCCGTCAAGGAGCTGCATGGTGCCTATGGCCTGGCCGTCATCAGCCTCGCTCAACCCGATCGCCTGCTCGCCGCCCGCAGCGGCAGCCCGCTGGTCATTGGCCTGGGCCATGGTGAAAACTTCCTTGCGTCCGACCAGTTGGCGCTGCGTCAGGTGACTGACCGCTTCATGTACCTGGAAGAAGGCGATATCGCCGAGATTCGTCGCGACGAAGTGAACATCTGGGACGTCGAAGGCAAGCCGGTCGAGCGTGAAACTGTCCAGTATCACGAAGGTGCCGAAGCCGCCGACAAAGGCGAGTACCGCCATTTCATGCTCAAGGAAATCCACGAGCAACCGACTGTCGTCCAGCGCACGCTGGAAGGCCGTCTGGGTCACCAGCAAGTCCTGGTACAGGCGTTTGGCCCACAGGCGGCCGAACTGTTTGCCAAGGTTCGCAATGTACAGATCGTTGCCTGTGGTACCAGTTACCATGCCGGCATGGTTGCGCGCTATTGGCTTGAAGGCTTGGCCGGCATTCCCTGCCAGGTCGAAGTCGCCAGTGAGTTCCGCTACCGCAAGGTGGTGGTCCAGCCGGATACGCTGTTTGTATCGATTTCTCAGTCCGGTGAAACCGCCGATACCCTGGCAGCCCTGCGCAATGCCAAGGAACTTGGCTTTCTTGCCAGCCTGGCTATCTGTAACGTCGGCATCAGTTCTCTGGTCCGCGAATCGGACCTGACCCTGTTGACTCAGGCCGGCCCGGAAATCGGCGTGGCGTCGACCAAGGCCTTCACGACCCAACTGGTTGGCTTGATGTTGCTGACCTTGTCCCTGGGCCAGGTACGCGGCACGCTGGTCGAAGGTGTCGAAGCCGAGTTGGTCGAAGAGCTGCGTCGCCTGCCGACTCGCCTGGGCGAAGCCCTGTCCATGGATGCAACCGTGGAGAAGATTGCCGAACTCTTCGCCGACAAGCATCACACTCTGTTCCTGGGGCGCGGCGCGCAATTTCCGGTGGCCATGGAAGGGGCGCTCAAGCTCAAGGAGATTTCCTACATCCACGCCGAAGCGTATCCAGCCGGTGAGCTCAAGCACGGCCCATTGGCGCTGGTAGATAATGACATGCCAGTCGTGACGGTCGCGCCGAACAACGAGCTGCTCGAGAAGCTCAAATCCAACCTGCAGGAAGTCCGTGCCCGGGGCGGTCAGTTGATTGTGTTCGCTGACGAGCATGCCAGCCTGAGCAATGGCCAGGGCACTCATGTGATCACGATGCCGCATATCATTGATGCGCTGGCACCGATCCTCTACACCATCCCACTGCAGTTGCTGTCGTACTACGTGGCGGTGTTGAAAGGTACGGACGTCGATCAGCCGCGTAACCTGGCGAAGTCGGTGACGGTGGAGTGA
- a CDS encoding DeoR/GlpR family DNA-binding transcription regulator translates to MSKRNTPQRRHNILALLNEQGEVSVDELAKRFETSEVTIRKDLAALEANGLLLRRYGGAITMPQELISDSGQPVSRYKQAIARAAVERIREHARIIIDSGSTTAAMIPELGQQPGLVVMTNSLHVAQALSELEHEPVLLMTGGTWDPHSESFQGQVAEQVLRSYDFDQLFIGADGIDLVRGTTTFNELLGLSRVMAEVAREVIVMVESDKVGRKIPNVELPWGSVNTLITDDRLPIEAREQIEARGITLICAAVS, encoded by the coding sequence ATGTCGAAACGAAATACCCCCCAACGTCGCCATAACATCCTTGCGTTGCTCAATGAGCAAGGCGAGGTCAGTGTCGATGAACTGGCCAAGCGTTTCGAGACCTCTGAAGTCACCATTCGCAAAGACCTTGCCGCTCTCGAAGCCAATGGCTTGTTGCTGCGTCGCTATGGTGGCGCAATCACCATGCCGCAGGAATTGATCAGCGATAGCGGGCAACCAGTGTCCCGATACAAGCAGGCCATTGCCCGTGCGGCTGTGGAGCGAATTCGCGAACACGCGCGGATCATCATCGACAGCGGCAGTACCACGGCTGCGATGATCCCCGAACTCGGCCAGCAACCTGGCTTGGTGGTCATGACCAACTCGCTGCACGTAGCACAGGCCCTGAGTGAGCTTGAACACGAGCCTGTGCTGCTGATGACCGGGGGTACCTGGGACCCGCATTCGGAATCATTTCAAGGTCAGGTGGCGGAGCAGGTACTACGCTCCTACGATTTCGACCAGTTATTCATTGGTGCCGATGGCATTGATCTGGTTCGCGGTACGACCACGTTCAATGAGTTGCTCGGGCTTAGTCGAGTGATGGCGGAGGTGGCGCGGGAAGTAATCGTGATGGTCGAGTCGGACAAGGTCGGTCGCAAGATACCCAATGTCGAATTGCCCTGGGGCAGTGTGAATACCTTGATTACGGATGATCGCCTGCCCATTGAGGCACGCGAACAGATTGAAGCCCGCGGCATTACCCTGATTTGTGCCGCCGTCAGCTAG
- the glmU gene encoding bifunctional UDP-N-acetylglucosamine diphosphorylase/glucosamine-1-phosphate N-acetyltransferase GlmU: MSLDIVILAAGQGTRMRSALPKVLHPVAGNSMLGHVIHSARQLAPQGIHVVIGHGADVVRERLAADDLNFVLQDQQLGTGHAVAQALPQLSADTVLILYGDVPLIEVETLKRLLEKVSPEQLGLLTVNLADPTGYGRIVRDAQGNVSAIVEHKDATEAQKAIKEGNTGILAVPGNRLEDWLGRLSNTNAQGEYYLTDVIAMAVADGLVVATEQPLDPMEVQGANDRRQLAELERHYQQREARRLMALGVTLRDPARFDVRGEVTVGRDVLIDINVVLEGRVQIEDDVVIGPNCVIKDSTLRKGVVVKANSHIEGAVMGEGSDAGPFARLRPGSVLEARAHVGNFVELKNAHLGEGAKAGHLSYLGDAEIGARTNIGAGTITCNYDGANKFKTVLGEDVFIGSNNSLVAPVDILAGATTAAGSTITQEVPAGQLAVGRARQKNIDGWKRPEKIKKS, from the coding sequence ATGTCACTCGATATCGTTATTCTTGCTGCAGGCCAAGGCACGCGCATGCGCTCAGCACTGCCTAAAGTCTTGCACCCGGTTGCGGGCAACTCCATGCTTGGGCATGTTATCCACAGCGCGCGCCAGCTTGCCCCGCAAGGCATACATGTCGTGATCGGACACGGTGCGGATGTTGTGCGTGAACGCCTGGCGGCCGACGACTTGAATTTCGTCCTGCAGGATCAACAGTTGGGCACAGGCCATGCCGTGGCCCAGGCGTTACCACAGTTGAGCGCCGATACCGTGCTGATTCTCTACGGGGACGTACCCCTGATTGAAGTGGAGACGCTCAAGCGCCTGCTGGAGAAGGTGAGCCCGGAGCAACTGGGCTTACTGACTGTCAACCTTGCCGACCCTACTGGTTATGGCCGGATCGTGCGCGATGCCCAAGGCAATGTCAGCGCGATTGTCGAGCACAAGGATGCCACCGAAGCCCAGAAGGCGATCAAGGAAGGCAATACGGGCATTCTGGCCGTTCCGGGCAATCGTCTGGAAGATTGGCTGGGACGTCTGTCGAACACGAACGCCCAGGGCGAGTATTACCTGACCGATGTGATTGCCATGGCTGTCGCCGATGGCCTGGTGGTCGCGACCGAACAGCCGCTGGACCCGATGGAAGTACAGGGTGCCAACGATCGTCGTCAGCTCGCTGAGCTCGAACGCCACTACCAGCAGCGTGAGGCGCGCCGGCTTATGGCGTTGGGCGTGACCCTGCGCGATCCAGCCCGCTTTGATGTGCGTGGTGAAGTCACCGTTGGCCGCGACGTGCTGATCGACATCAATGTGGTGCTCGAAGGCCGGGTACAGATCGAGGATGACGTGGTCATCGGCCCTAACTGCGTGATCAAGGACAGCACCCTGCGCAAGGGTGTGGTGGTCAAGGCCAACAGCCATATCGAAGGCGCGGTCATGGGCGAGGGCAGCGATGCCGGTCCATTCGCTCGCCTGCGTCCGGGCAGTGTGCTCGAAGCTCGCGCGCATGTGGGTAACTTTGTCGAACTGAAGAACGCGCACCTGGGCGAAGGCGCCAAGGCCGGGCACCTGTCCTACCTTGGAGATGCCGAGATCGGTGCCCGTACCAATATTGGTGCCGGTACCATTACTTGCAATTATGACGGGGCGAACAAATTCAAGACGGTGTTGGGGGAGGATGTCTTCATCGGCTCGAACAACTCACTGGTCGCACCTGTGGATATCCTTGCCGGCGCAACGACGGCAGCGGGTTCGACCATCACCCAAGAGGTTCCTGCAGGGCAATTGGCGGTGGGTCGTGCTCGGCAGAAGAATATCGATGGCTGGAAGCGGCCAGAGAAGATCAAGAAAAGCTGA